DNA from Chitinophaga pendula:
ATATCAGCTGCTTATTTTGCGCCTGGCTCACAGTGAGCACGCAGGTAATTGGTATACAACGTTACCAGGTGCTGGAATGTACCCTCCCCTTCAGAAATACTGTGCGTACGGTTCGGATAAGCCATGAACTGGAACTGTTTGTTGTATTTGATCAGCTCATTCAACAACATCTCCGCATTCGCATAGTGCACATTATCATCTCCCGTACCATGAATGTACAACAGGTTACCTTTCAGGTCTTTCGCATGAGAAACAGGGGAACCTTTCACAAAATCCTCACGGTTCTCCTGCGGCAATCCCATATAACGCTCCTGGTAGATATTGTCATAGGTCAGCAGGTTACCTACCGCCGCAATAGCAATACCTGTCTTGAAGAGCTCCGGATACTGGAACAACAGGTTCAGCGTGGTAGAACCACCGCCGCTCCAGCCCCATACCGCCACACGGGATGCATCCAGGTAAGAACGCTCTGCCAGCAACGCTTTCGCACCCATCGCCTGGTCGCGGATGTTCAGCTGACCGATCTTACGATAGATCACCTTACGCCACTCACGGCCACGGGGCAACGGCGTACCGCGGTTGTCCAGCGATATATAGATATAACCATCCTGGCTCATGTCACCTGCATACAGGAAGTTACGTCCTGCGCCATATTCATCCTTCGTAGTAGCGCCACCGGGTTCCGCATACACATAAAATACCACAGGATACTTCTTCGATGGATCAAAGTTCTTAGGCTTGTTCATCCAGCCCGTCAGTTCGATACCATCTTCCGTCTTCACCGTAAAGAACTCCACAGAGTTAGCATACTTCCGCGTCTGCAACGCCGTCGAAATATTATTGCCGGAAATGAACTGGTGAGTTGGTAAAGACACTACCTCTTTCGTCCGGGGGAAATAATGATTGGAAAATACATGTATGGCATATTTACTGTCGGGAGACAGCTCATAGTCATGCGTACCTGGCTGATCCGCCGGCGTTACCCGCTCAGGAGCGGCCCCTGCTTTCACCTTGTACAGGTACTGCTGTACCGCGTTGTCAGGAGATGCCAGGATGTAAAAGCTGTTAGTCGCCTCGTCTACATGCAACAGGTTGATCACATCATAGTTACCCGGCGTCAGCAGCGTTTCCTTACCGTCCAGTCCTACCCGGTACAAGTGACGCCAACCGTCTTTCTCACTCACCCAGATAAAGGCTTTACCTTTCTCCACAAAATCCCATCCCGCGATATTGTCGTCATCCCAGCGGGATTTCACGTCTACCCAGGAAGGGTCCTGCTCCTCATAGATCTGCTGCGCCTTGCCACTTCCCACATTACAGGTATACAGACGGCTCTGGTTCTGCTTACGGTTCAGCTGCTGGATGATCAGCTCCTGCTTGCCAGGTATCCACTCCATACGGGGGATATAGTGATCCCGCGCATCACCAGGTACCTGCATCCAGGTCGTTTTGTTACTGCGGATATCTACTACGCCTATACGACAATTAGAAGGACGCTCACCCGCGATCGGATACTCAACAGGTACGGTAAAAGAATAAATGGAATCCGTATTGTTGATCATCAGGAAGTCTTTGGTCTTGGTAGCATCGATCTGCCAGAAAGCAATTGAATTACCATCCTCACTCCAGCGGAAACCATCCCGGCACCCAAATTCCTCTTCATATACCCAGTCAAAGGTACCGTTGATGAAACGGCGGGTACCGTCCTTCGTCAACGCTTTGATCTGACCAGTGGCCACCTCTTCCACATACAGGTTATGCTCACTTACATAAGCCAC
Protein-coding regions in this window:
- a CDS encoding S9 family peptidase gives rise to the protein MQSFRFLSTLGKIVCFSMCLWAGGLQAQRGSGVKWSRDGQSFLKAEQGAIVAVRVKDNQSTPLVQASQLQSGTGKQGLAIRDFEFSADEKKVLIYTNSQKVWRYETRGDYWVLDVASGKLRQLGKGHPAASLMFAKFSPDGSKVAYVSEHNLYVEEVATGQIKALTKDGTRRFINGTFDWVYEEEFGCRDGFRWSEDGNSIAFWQIDATKTKDFLMINNTDSIYSFTVPVEYPIAGERPSNCRIGVVDIRSNKTTWMQVPGDARDHYIPRMEWIPGKQELIIQQLNRKQNQSRLYTCNVGSGKAQQIYEEQDPSWVDVKSRWDDDNIAGWDFVEKGKAFIWVSEKDGWRHLYRVGLDGKETLLTPGNYDVINLLHVDEATNSFYILASPDNAVQQYLYKVKAGAAPERVTPADQPGTHDYELSPDSKYAIHVFSNHYFPRTKEVVSLPTHQFISGNNISTALQTRKYANSVEFFTVKTEDGIELTGWMNKPKNFDPSKKYPVVFYVYAEPGGATTKDEYGAGRNFLYAGDMSQDGYIYISLDNRGTPLPRGREWRKVIYRKIGQLNIRDQAMGAKALLAERSYLDASRVAVWGWSGGGSTTLNLLFQYPELFKTGIAIAAVGNLLTYDNIYQERYMGLPQENREDFVKGSPVSHAKDLKGNLLYIHGTGDDNVHYANAEMLLNELIKYNKQFQFMAYPNRTHSISEGEGTFQHLVTLYTNYLRAHCEPGAK